One Amaranthus tricolor cultivar Red isolate AtriRed21 chromosome 1, ASM2621246v1, whole genome shotgun sequence DNA window includes the following coding sequences:
- the LOC130828077 gene encoding S-adenosyl-L-methionine:benzoic acid/salicylic acid carboxyl methyltransferase 1-like — translation MKKNTLRDEKRVVMAKQLWQVLRMNGGNDETSFAKTSYVQKQILSLTKPIKDKAITEMYSKQPPTKAIRIADLGCSSSEKNSLIVIFDLIQTMDNIRRRFKQDPKEYQIYLNDLPGNDFNTLFGSITNFEDRLLEQIGDDFGHCFVNGVPGSFYGRIFPTNTMNFVHSSSSLHWLSQVPENIIENQKRNIYMSRASPPSVLKAYYEQFEKDFLKFLHCRAMEMVDGGKMVLTLLGRHNNQYCYAKESSYLFELLSNVLNDMVSEGNIDEAKLNTFNIAAYTPSPLELEFLVKKEGSFNVNLVHVFQVSWDWNDYKFDSTLDNTSDQYDFTTCMRSVLEPLIIAHFGQEIVDEVFERYREKARVSMAEENNVLTNVAISLTRIPRVRG, via the exons ATGAAAAAGAACACTTTGCGAGATGAGAAAAGAGTAGTGATGGCAAAACAATTATGGCAAGTACTTCGGATGAACGGAGGCAACGACGAAACCAGTTTTGCGAAAACGTCCTACGTGcag AAGCAGATATTATCACtgacaaaacccataaaagacAAAGCAATCACAGAAATGTACAGCAAACAACCACCAACAAAAGCCATTCGCATAGCAGACTTAGGATGTTCTTCGTCCGAGAAAAACAGCTTAATTGTCATCTTTGATCTCATTCAGACCATGGATAATATTcgtagacgattcaaacaagatccaaaAGAATATCAAATTTACTTGAATGATCTTCCAGGAAATGATTTTAACACTCTTTTTGGGTCAATCACAAATTTTGAAGATAGACTTTTAGAGCAAATTGGAGATGATTTTGGGCATTGCTTTGTGAATGGTGTTCCTGGCTCTTTCTATGGCCGAATTTTTCCTACCAATACCATGAATTTTGTCCACTCCTCCAGTAGCCTTCACTGGCTATCTCAG GTACCCGAAAACATAATAGAAAACCAGAAGAGAAACATTTACATGTCAAGAGCAAGTCCTCCAAGTGTCCTCAAAGCGTATTATGAGCAATTTGAAAAAGACTTCTTGAAGTTTCTACATTGTCGAGCCATGGAAATGGTAGATGGTGGGAAAATGGTTTTAACTTTACTAGGAAGACACAACAATCAATATTGTTATGCCAAGGAATCGAGTTACTTGTTTGAGCTCCTCTCGAATGTTCTCAATGATATGGTTTCTGAG GGTAACATAGATGAAGCAAAGCTAAACACATTCAATATCGCGGCATACACACCATCACCATTAGAACTAGAGTTTCTAGTGAAAAAAGAAGGCTCTTTTAACGTGAATCTAGTTCATGTTTTTCAAGTCAGCTGGGATTGGAATGATTACAAGTTTGACAGCACTTTAGACAACACTTCTGATCAATATGACTTTACAACATGTATGAGATCTGTGCTTGAGCCTTTGATTATTGCTCATTTTGGCCAAGAAATCGTAGACGAGGTGTTCGAACGATACAGGGAAAAAGCTCGAGTTTCGATGGCTGAAGAGAACAATGTCCTCACCAATGTTGCCATTTCCCTGACCAGAATCCCTAGGGTTAGGGGCTGA